A portion of the Sulfuricurvum kujiense DSM 16994 genome contains these proteins:
- the amrA gene encoding AmmeMemoRadiSam system protein A: MDSSVYIQIAKNAIQAHFDGVGVDKDRYVSMHPELSEKKACFVTLTLHGHLRGCIGSIIAHQSLIDDLTSNAVSAAFRDPRFSPLSRTEYSEISLEVSLLTHPKEVVYQDQNELKQIIRPHIDGVILRLNNHQATFLPQVWDELSDFDSFFAHLGLKAGIGSDPLPYHPEIYTYQVDKYEEKNDEY, from the coding sequence ATGGATTCTTCGGTTTACATCCAAATTGCAAAAAATGCCATACAAGCTCATTTTGACGGTGTCGGAGTGGATAAAGACCGCTACGTATCTATGCATCCGGAATTATCCGAAAAAAAGGCATGTTTTGTGACTCTGACACTGCATGGCCACTTGCGCGGATGTATCGGATCAATTATCGCTCATCAAAGTCTCATAGATGATTTAACTTCCAATGCTGTTTCTGCTGCATTTCGCGACCCACGATTCTCACCTTTGAGCAGAACGGAATATTCTGAAATTTCGCTAGAGGTGTCTCTTTTAACCCATCCCAAGGAAGTGGTATATCAAGATCAAAATGAACTTAAGCAAATCATACGCCCCCATATTGACGGCGTCATATTGCGTCTAAATAATCATCAAGCAACTTTTTTACCCCAAGTTTGGGACGAGCTCAGTGATTTTGATTCTTTTTTTGCCCATTTAGGACTTAAAGCCGGTATCGGAAGCGATCCCCTACCCTACCATCCAGAAATATATACCTATCAAGTTGATAAGTATGAGGAGAAGAATGATGAGTACTAG
- a CDS encoding EAL domain-containing protein, with protein MIQIFTAPIQPSIDYSRKTPPQGYYIIGKIWDKKYISDLANVTKQSIEFADKDKDYDILFPLFSSDKKPIAHLGIRLNSKTTEIVNYIFINQLYLIFFMGLVFIFLLGNILFRTIIQPLNEITNTINCNESNRLSKFLLQKDEIGKIARAVNDYFKQMERIVKQTTDHLTGIPNRQQLTEDLEVTGAKSLMLINIKHFRNINESYGYDIGDAILQLFASRLATVLESQERIYRVSADEFAILTKEIYGNEILIKQDNIVRCIENEPFRIGEIRLKINVFIAFARGESNLRRMCDIALSYAKENNMSFIDFNKNTHIIDELHKSKLLTAMIQNAINKKYIKPFGQKIINVFDNSYHIETLMRIIDDKGQITMPSFFLEQSKTAGIYTNLTLLMLENVFDYFRHNTYHFSINITHEDMINKEVSFLFFNLIDQYNMHGRVIIELVESEHIDSSNKNVSEFIDKAKAAGCRISIDDFGSGYSNFNYIVNMSPNFLKIDGSLIKNIDTDESAYLTVKSIVSLAKELKIDIIAEYVHSETIFNIVRSLDIEFLQGYYLHQPEPIENIT; from the coding sequence GTGATTCAAATATTTACCGCCCCTATTCAACCTTCGATAGATTACAGCAGAAAAACTCCGCCTCAAGGCTATTACATAATCGGAAAAATTTGGGATAAAAAATATATTTCCGATTTGGCGAATGTCACAAAACAAAGTATTGAATTTGCCGATAAGGATAAAGACTATGATATCCTTTTTCCTCTCTTCTCAAGCGACAAAAAACCTATTGCCCATCTTGGCATTAGACTAAATTCAAAAACAACAGAAATTGTAAATTATATTTTTATAAACCAATTGTATCTGATCTTTTTTATGGGACTTGTTTTTATATTTTTATTAGGAAATATTTTATTCAGAACTATTATCCAGCCGCTTAATGAAATTACAAATACAATCAACTGCAACGAGAGTAATAGACTTTCGAAATTTCTACTTCAAAAAGACGAAATAGGCAAGATAGCGAGAGCCGTTAACGATTACTTTAAACAAATGGAACGTATCGTAAAACAGACTACGGATCATTTAACTGGTATTCCGAACCGTCAACAACTCACGGAAGACCTCGAAGTAACGGGTGCAAAATCCTTGATGTTAATCAATATAAAGCATTTTAGAAATATCAATGAATCTTACGGATATGATATCGGGGATGCTATTTTACAGCTATTTGCATCAAGACTCGCTACAGTATTGGAAAGTCAGGAAAGAATCTATCGAGTTTCCGCAGATGAATTTGCGATACTGACTAAAGAAATTTATGGAAACGAAATCCTGATAAAACAAGATAATATTGTTCGATGTATAGAAAATGAACCCTTTCGCATCGGTGAAATACGATTAAAGATAAATGTTTTTATCGCATTTGCTCGTGGTGAAAGCAATCTTAGAAGAATGTGCGATATCGCTTTGAGTTATGCTAAAGAAAACAATATGTCCTTTATCGATTTTAATAAAAACACCCATATTATAGATGAATTGCACAAATCAAAATTGTTGACTGCAATGATCCAAAACGCTATTAATAAAAAATATATAAAACCGTTTGGACAAAAAATCATTAATGTATTCGATAATAGCTATCATATTGAAACTTTAATGCGCATTATTGATGACAAGGGGCAGATCACAATGCCGTCTTTCTTTCTGGAGCAGTCTAAAACTGCCGGTATATATACGAATCTTACCTTGCTGATGCTCGAAAACGTATTTGATTATTTTCGACATAATACATATCACTTCTCTATTAATATTACGCATGAAGATATGATAAACAAGGAAGTTTCATTCTTGTTTTTCAATTTGATAGATCAATATAATATGCATGGACGGGTTATTATAGAATTGGTTGAAAGCGAGCATATTGATTCATCGAATAAAAATGTAAGCGAATTCATAGACAAAGCAAAAGCTGCAGGATGTCGAATATCAATCGATGATTTCGGCAGCGGATATTCAAATTTTAACTATATCGTAAATATGAGTCCCAATTTTTTAAAAATTGACGGCAGTTTGATCAAAAACATTGATACGGACGAGAGTGCATATCTCACTGTTAAATCAATCGTTTCGCTTGCGAAAGAGTTAAAGATAGATATTATAGCCGAGTACGTCCATTCTGAAACTATTTTCAACATCGTTCGGTCGCTTGATATTGAATTTTTGCAAGGATATTATCTTCATCAGCCGGAGCCTATAGAGAATATCACTTAA
- a CDS encoding D-alanyl-D-alanine carboxypeptidase family protein produces MDRRAFLSLTVAYSTTLAFGANEEFVPSSASLKNVSPTISILLDKLNAVQKHVGYVRFNIISFDEMLKVASLCNKPLTSGEIGFIETIFYGDPRRYGFFGERTVPLLTAKISEKDLVYIKKTGHFLLKGAATEKYTTIKSLVGKDAILTSGVRAPVKQLYLFLKKIASEGGNLRLASTSIAPPGFTFHSVGDFDIGKIGLGYGNFSEKFQETDVFKKLYNGGYITIRYTNGNPYGVRYEPWHIKVTGGNETA; encoded by the coding sequence ATGGATAGAAGAGCGTTTTTATCATTAACCGTTGCTTATAGTACGACACTTGCGTTTGGCGCCAATGAAGAATTCGTCCCATCATCCGCATCCCTGAAAAATGTCTCTCCTACGATCAGTATATTATTAGATAAATTGAATGCGGTGCAAAAACATGTCGGCTACGTTCGATTCAATATTATCAGCTTTGACGAGATGTTAAAAGTTGCGTCTCTATGCAATAAACCGCTTACTTCAGGCGAAATAGGATTTATCGAAACTATTTTTTACGGAGACCCGCGCCGATACGGCTTTTTCGGTGAGAGAACCGTACCGCTCTTAACCGCAAAAATTTCAGAAAAAGATCTTGTATACATCAAAAAGACAGGCCATTTTCTTCTTAAAGGTGCTGCTACCGAAAAATACACTACTATCAAATCGCTTGTCGGAAAAGATGCCATATTGACTTCGGGTGTACGCGCTCCGGTCAAACAGCTTTATCTTTTTTTGAAAAAAATAGCCAGCGAGGGGGGAAATCTTCGTTTGGCTTCAACCTCTATCGCTCCTCCCGGATTTACATTTCACAGTGTCGGAGATTTCGATATCGGCAAAATCGGTCTCGGGTATGGCAATTTTAGCGAGAAATTTCAAGAGACCGATGTATTTAAAAAACTGTATAACGGCGGATATATCACCATCCGCTATACAAACGGAAATCCCTACGGCGTACGATACGAACCGTGGCATATCAAAGTAACAGGCGGAAATGAAACGGCATAA
- a CDS encoding response regulator — translation MSSNVDLIQLTEQTKKLTAMVVEDEVVANDLLSSTFKNFFAEVTSAYNGADALRMYEKINPDIIFVDIIMPEIDGIELARRIRSINPSQIIIVISASNDIQKISESIEVGVNSFIQKPIDTKKILEMLQNITSLVAKRKKIETKTFSISLPLDVYELVDDNAKAESISKNAVIIRALRSFYNN, via the coding sequence ATGTCATCAAACGTCGATCTAATCCAACTTACAGAACAAACAAAGAAATTGACAGCAATGGTCGTTGAAGATGAAGTTGTCGCCAACGATCTTTTAAGCTCAACGTTCAAAAACTTTTTTGCTGAAGTTACATCGGCTTACAACGGTGCTGATGCACTTCGCATGTATGAAAAAATCAACCCGGACATTATTTTTGTCGATATTATCATGCCTGAAATCGACGGTATTGAGCTTGCCCGCCGCATCCGATCAATCAATCCGTCACAAATCATTATTGTTATTTCTGCAAGTAACGATATTCAAAAGATCTCTGAATCGATCGAAGTCGGTGTCAACAGCTTTATTCAAAAACCGATTGATACCAAAAAAATTCTTGAGATGCTTCAAAACATTACAAGTCTGGTTGCTAAACGTAAAAAAATTGAAACCAAAACATTTTCAATCTCTTTGCCGTTAGATGTTTATGAATTGGTAGATGACAATGCAAAAGCTGAAAGCATCTCTAAAAATGCAGTTATAATCCGTGCTCTTCGCTCTTTTTATAACAATTAA
- a CDS encoding diguanylate cyclase codes for MSNIHNKLPNEFVQKVKDVIAAKKTLVGELKYITKEGKVRWYQNRIMPIYDEEYFPLGEVLVRYDITEKKNFEKLSITDSLTELYNRRYFNDILTREIYRATREKSTLSFIILDIDYFKKYNDTYGHYAGDKALTIVASTIKNSLHRGGDFAFRLGGEEFGIIFSGLNKEQSLEFAEQIKANIEDLNIPHSNSAVSSHITISLGLVVIDFVNEYVDENGFYTMADSALYRAKETGRNKVIMHENEELDFF; via the coding sequence ATGAGTAATATACACAATAAATTGCCGAATGAATTTGTTCAAAAGGTAAAAGATGTCATTGCCGCAAAAAAAACTCTTGTAGGAGAGTTGAAATATATAACCAAAGAGGGAAAAGTACGTTGGTATCAAAACAGGATAATGCCTATTTATGATGAAGAGTATTTTCCACTAGGTGAAGTCCTTGTAAGATATGACATAACTGAAAAAAAGAATTTTGAAAAATTATCAATTACTGATTCACTGACAGAACTTTATAACAGAAGATATTTTAACGATATTTTAACACGAGAGATTTATCGTGCTACAAGAGAAAAATCTACGCTTTCATTTATAATTCTTGATATAGACTATTTTAAAAAATATAATGATACGTATGGCCATTATGCCGGAGATAAAGCATTGACGATTGTTGCTTCTACTATTAAAAATTCATTACATAGAGGCGGCGATTTTGCATTTAGACTCGGTGGCGAAGAGTTCGGTATAATATTTTCAGGATTAAATAAAGAGCAGTCATTAGAATTTGCAGAGCAGATAAAAGCAAATATCGAAGATTTAAATATTCCCCATTCCAATTCGGCGGTATCATCTCATATAACGATATCTCTAGGTTTGGTGGTTATTGATTTTGTTAATGAATATGTGGATGAAAACGGTTTCTATACTATGGCAGACTCAGCACTGTACAGGGCAAAAGAGACCGGAAGAAACAAAGTCATAATGCATGAAAACGAAGAATTAGATTTTTTTTAA
- a CDS encoding ATP-binding protein — protein MNLKNKILLSTALLITVFMIILVFFWRYNTQKLETVQKIRVSEFQSTFNEVLALKSNPFKVLNYDYSYWDDLVTFTKNQDKNWAQINLEEPMSINKLD, from the coding sequence ATGAATTTAAAAAATAAAATACTCTTATCGACTGCTTTATTAATAACCGTATTTATGATAATCCTTGTATTTTTTTGGCGCTACAACACTCAAAAACTGGAAACGGTACAAAAAATAAGAGTTAGTGAATTTCAATCAACATTTAATGAAGTATTAGCGTTAAAAAGCAATCCATTTAAAGTTCTAAATTATGATTATTCCTATTGGGACGATCTCGTAACATTTACAAAAAATCAAGATAAAAATTGGGCTCAAATAAATCTTGAAGAGCCTATGTCCATAAATAAATTAGACTAA